One Candidatus Limnocylindrales bacterium genomic window carries:
- a CDS encoding bifunctional precorrin-2 dehydrogenase/sirohydrochlorin ferrochelatase, whose protein sequence is MHLFPVFLRLQGKRCVVVGAGSVGLAKAEALAQAGALVTVIDAEPCANLRALAARADNVRILARNFQKHDTRGALLVFACTSSPEAQAEIESDAHAGGALLCRADDAEAGDFSSAAVLRRGTLCVAVSSGGASPALAARARDAVAETVGEEYGRAAELLAHMRTLLRATPSSQAQRATALRSVLERGLVQLLREGRSAEAEALVAEAATRAAAEPLDDGQSATTRETMSEVDPCTA, encoded by the coding sequence GTGCATTTGTTCCCCGTCTTTCTCCGTCTCCAGGGCAAGCGCTGTGTCGTGGTGGGGGCCGGCAGCGTCGGGCTGGCCAAGGCCGAGGCGTTGGCGCAGGCGGGCGCGCTGGTCACGGTCATCGATGCCGAGCCCTGCGCGAACCTTCGCGCACTTGCCGCACGCGCCGACAACGTTCGCATTCTTGCCCGCAACTTCCAGAAGCACGACACACGCGGCGCGCTCCTCGTCTTTGCCTGCACTTCCTCGCCGGAGGCTCAGGCGGAGATCGAGTCGGATGCCCACGCCGGCGGCGCACTGCTTTGCCGGGCCGACGACGCCGAAGCCGGGGATTTTTCCAGCGCCGCCGTGCTGCGGCGCGGGACGCTGTGCGTGGCCGTCTCCAGCGGCGGCGCCAGTCCCGCGCTGGCCGCGCGTGCGCGAGACGCCGTCGCCGAAACGGTCGGCGAAGAGTACGGACGGGCGGCCGAGCTCCTCGCCCACATGCGAACGCTGCTGCGAGCGACGCCGTCCTCGCAGGCGCAGCGCGCCACCGCGCTGCGAAGCGTGTTGGAGCGCGGGCTCGTGCAGCTCCTGCGCGAGGGCCGCAGCGCGGAAGCGGAGGCGCTCGTGGCGGAGGCGGCCACGCGCGCTGCGGCCGAGCCTCTCGATGATGGCCAGAGCGCAACGACGAGGGAGACGATGAGCGAGGTCGACCCGTGCACAGCCTGA
- a CDS encoding molybdopterin oxidoreductase family protein: MARTAQRTCPFCEATCGVSLEIEEDRIVTVRGDDRDPFSRGYICPKAYGLKGLYEDPDRLRRPVRRVGEGWEEISWEEAYADVARNLLAVRDEHGNDAIGMYTGNPVVHDLGSVLYRPVLARALGSKNLFNSAAIDTLPKIVQTGLMFGRQFPLGVPVPDIDRTSYLLIVGANPIVSHGSLMTTPDMPRRLEEVQGRGGRIVVIDPRRTETARIADEHHFIRPGADAAFLLSLVHVMFAEGLVRLQRAEGMVEGLAEVRAVASGFPPEAVADYCGISADDIRRLAREFCAAPSAACYGRLGTCVQEFGLLASWGCDLVNILSGNLDREGGVMFTTPAAPVDAALPRGKGFEIARWRSRVSGQPEVAGLIPSNAMCEEMLTPGPGQVRAMILLATNATVSAANSARLTEAFAGLDYLVCIDFYINETTRLANVILPPPSYVEHSGYELALYLLSVRDVAKWYSEAVPPPQGAQQSWQILLTLSAHLLGMGGAPLQMMDDFVLRQYAQAVAESGRYPGLTEEEIIEKVGAGQGPERILDMLLRVGPYGDGFGRKPGGLTLQKVREHPHGIDLGALKPHLADVINTVSGKIELAPEPMLADLSRLRAAMAAPRPDLVLIGRRDLRSCNSFMHNVRALVKGRDRCTLQMSSRDAARVGVASGDRVRLTSRTGGVLVPVEVTDDLMPGVVSLPHGWGHDAPGARLSVAAEHAGVNTNLLTDDRAYDVATGTTMFNGIPVRLERAPA, encoded by the coding sequence ATGGCCCGCACTGCCCAACGGACCTGTCCCTTTTGCGAAGCGACCTGCGGCGTAAGCCTCGAGATCGAGGAGGACCGCATCGTCACCGTGCGCGGCGATGATCGCGACCCTTTCTCGCGCGGCTACATCTGCCCGAAAGCGTACGGCCTGAAAGGTCTCTACGAGGATCCCGACCGCCTGCGCCGTCCCGTCCGCCGGGTCGGGGAGGGATGGGAGGAGATCTCCTGGGAAGAGGCCTACGCCGACGTCGCGCGCAACCTGCTCGCCGTGCGCGACGAGCACGGCAACGACGCCATCGGCATGTACACCGGCAATCCTGTCGTGCACGACCTGGGCTCGGTTCTGTATCGCCCGGTGCTGGCACGCGCGCTGGGTTCGAAGAACCTGTTCAACTCGGCCGCCATCGACACGCTGCCGAAGATCGTGCAGACGGGGCTGATGTTCGGCCGCCAGTTTCCGCTGGGCGTGCCGGTTCCCGACATCGACCGCACCAGCTATCTCCTCATCGTCGGCGCCAACCCGATCGTGTCGCACGGAAGCCTCATGACCACGCCCGACATGCCGCGGCGCCTGGAGGAAGTGCAGGGGCGCGGCGGCAGGATCGTGGTGATCGATCCGCGCCGCACCGAGACGGCGCGCATCGCCGACGAGCATCATTTCATCCGGCCAGGCGCCGATGCCGCCTTCCTGCTGTCCCTCGTGCACGTGATGTTCGCCGAGGGGCTCGTGCGACTGCAGCGTGCGGAGGGAATGGTCGAAGGGCTTGCAGAAGTGCGCGCCGTCGCCTCCGGGTTCCCGCCCGAAGCCGTCGCCGACTACTGCGGAATCAGCGCCGATGACATCCGCCGGCTCGCGCGCGAGTTCTGCGCCGCGCCGAGCGCGGCGTGCTACGGTCGCCTCGGCACCTGCGTACAGGAGTTCGGCCTGCTTGCGAGCTGGGGCTGCGATCTCGTCAACATCCTGTCGGGAAATCTCGACCGCGAAGGAGGCGTCATGTTCACGACGCCGGCCGCGCCCGTGGATGCCGCGCTGCCACGCGGCAAGGGCTTCGAGATCGCGCGCTGGCGAAGCCGCGTCAGCGGTCAGCCCGAGGTCGCAGGCCTCATTCCGTCCAACGCGATGTGCGAGGAGATGCTGACGCCGGGGCCGGGGCAGGTGCGGGCGATGATCCTGCTCGCGACCAACGCCACCGTCAGCGCAGCCAATTCGGCGCGGCTGACCGAGGCCTTCGCGGGCCTCGATTACCTGGTGTGCATCGACTTCTACATCAACGAGACCACGCGCCTGGCCAACGTCATCCTGCCGCCGCCGTCGTATGTCGAGCACTCCGGATACGAGCTGGCGCTGTACCTGCTCTCGGTGCGCGACGTCGCCAAGTGGTATTCGGAGGCAGTGCCGCCGCCGCAAGGCGCGCAGCAGAGCTGGCAGATCCTGCTGACGCTGTCCGCGCATCTTCTCGGCATGGGCGGGGCGCCGCTGCAGATGATGGACGACTTCGTGCTGCGACAGTACGCGCAGGCGGTCGCCGAGAGCGGACGTTATCCCGGCCTGACAGAGGAGGAGATCATCGAGAAGGTAGGAGCAGGGCAGGGGCCCGAGCGGATCCTGGACATGCTGCTGCGCGTGGGCCCGTACGGCGACGGCTTTGGCAGAAAGCCGGGCGGGCTGACGCTGCAGAAGGTGCGCGAGCATCCCCACGGCATCGACCTCGGCGCGCTCAAGCCGCACCTCGCCGACGTCATCAACACCGTCAGCGGCAAGATCGAGCTGGCGCCGGAGCCGATGCTCGCGGATCTTTCGCGCCTGCGCGCCGCCATGGCGGCGCCGCGTCCCGATCTCGTCCTGATCGGGCGGCGCGATCTGCGCTCGTGCAATTCGTTCATGCACAACGTGCGCGCGCTGGTGAAGGGGCGCGATCGGTGCACGTTGCAGATGTCGTCGCGCGATGCGGCACGCGTCGGCGTCGCCAGCGGCGATCGCGTCCGCCTCACCAGCCGAACCGGCGGGGTGCTGGTGCCGGTGGAGGTCACCGACGACCTCATGCCCGGCGTCGTCAGCCTGCCGCACGGCTGGGGCCACGATGCGCCGGGGGCCAGGCTCTCGGTGGCCGCCGAGCACGCCGGCGTCAACACGAACCTCCTGACCGACGACCGCGCCTACGACGTCGCCACCGGAACGACGATGTTCAACGGCATTCCGGTTCGGCTGGAGCGCGCGCCGGCGTAG
- a CDS encoding ABC transporter substrate-binding protein, producing the protein MATDANASRIAGLVFCSLVEADESGGYRPSLAESWSRLDDQTYEFRLRAGAFFHDGTPVTADDVVATYRSVLDGAVASPKRAAMSSIGTVESDGIDVVRMRLTQRSAAVLEAAGLGILPRALAGRSNLNARELVGCGPYRILAVDEDQGVQLEAFPGWYGGTPALASLRFRVVPDSIMRVLELRYGSLHLVQNALEPDAVAYLAEHEPSLRVLLGPYDAVQYLSFRHDHPALRDLRVRRAIAHAVDGKAIVTHVLRGQARVATGLLPPHHWAFHGNVRTYDHDPSLARALLDSAGIRDADGDGPQPRLRLRYRTSTVELRRRIGEVLAAQLAEVGIELEVQSHEWGTFFEDVRRGDFDLHSLAWIGIRDPDLFRLAFHSKMTPPAGSNRGRFADRVVDRLSERGQSTLDPARRRRIYARLQRRTARLLPYVMLWWPNNVVVASARLDGFTPHPTGDLTGLARARMRP; encoded by the coding sequence ATGGCCACCGACGCCAACGCCTCCCGGATCGCCGGACTCGTCTTCTGCTCCCTCGTCGAAGCCGATGAGAGCGGCGGCTATCGGCCTTCCTTGGCGGAGTCATGGTCGCGCCTGGACGATCAGACCTATGAGTTTCGGCTCCGCGCTGGGGCGTTTTTCCACGACGGCACGCCGGTAACCGCCGACGACGTCGTGGCTACGTATCGATCGGTGCTCGACGGCGCGGTGGCCTCGCCGAAACGGGCGGCGATGTCTTCGATCGGAACGGTCGAAAGCGATGGCATCGATGTGGTGCGGATGCGTCTGACGCAGCGCTCCGCGGCGGTGCTCGAGGCGGCCGGGCTCGGCATCCTGCCTCGAGCGCTGGCCGGCCGTTCAAATTTGAACGCGCGCGAGCTCGTTGGCTGCGGTCCCTATCGCATCCTCGCCGTCGATGAAGATCAGGGCGTCCAGCTCGAAGCCTTCCCGGGCTGGTACGGCGGCACGCCCGCTCTCGCCTCGCTTCGATTCCGCGTGGTGCCCGATTCCATCATGCGCGTCCTGGAGCTGCGCTACGGCAGCCTTCACCTGGTGCAGAACGCGCTGGAGCCGGACGCGGTGGCGTATCTTGCCGAGCACGAGCCCTCGCTGCGCGTGCTGCTCGGCCCGTACGACGCCGTGCAGTATCTGAGTTTTCGACACGACCACCCGGCCCTGCGCGACCTGCGCGTGCGGCGGGCGATCGCGCATGCCGTCGATGGCAAGGCCATCGTCACGCACGTGCTGCGAGGACAGGCCCGCGTGGCCACAGGGCTGCTGCCGCCGCATCACTGGGCGTTCCATGGCAACGTCCGCACCTACGATCACGATCCGTCTCTGGCGCGCGCGCTTCTCGACAGCGCAGGGATTCGGGACGCCGACGGTGATGGTCCGCAGCCGCGCCTTCGCCTGCGCTACCGTACGAGCACCGTCGAGCTTCGCCGCCGGATCGGCGAGGTGCTGGCGGCGCAGCTCGCCGAGGTCGGCATCGAGCTGGAGGTGCAGAGTCATGAATGGGGAACGTTCTTCGAGGACGTTCGCCGGGGCGATTTCGACCTGCACTCGCTGGCGTGGATCGGCATCCGCGATCCCGACCTGTTCCGCCTAGCGTTCCATTCGAAGATGACGCCGCCTGCGGGCAGCAATCGCGGCCGCTTCGCCGACCGCGTCGTCGACAGGCTCAGCGAGCGCGGCCAGAGCACGCTCGACCCTGCTCGACGGAGGCGCATCTACGCGCGTCTGCAAAGGCGCACGGCGCGCCTGCTGCCGTACGTGATGCTCTGGTGGCCGAACAACGTCGTGGTCGCGTCGGCGCGCCTCGACGGATTCACGCCGCATCCGACGGGCGATCTCACCGGTCTGGCGCGGGCGCGGATGCGGCCATGA
- the ftsH gene encoding ATP-dependent zinc metalloprotease FtsH, with protein sequence MPPRNTWLTFVAILLVNYLLMRFLLPGPGDPVTVPYTAFKEQVLARNVASIYSQGASIEGRFVAPITWPPPSDEATAQINPEAGAADRPDAGAAEAVEPEAGAAGRAQPRQFETFETTLPVFVDPGLEGLLIEHGVEISAVPIQDGSGWTTLLLGFGPALLIIGFYVWMYRRAAGQAGGFGSLMGIGASKARRYDQETSARVTFEDVAGIDEAENELVEIVDFLKEPDKYTRLGGSAPKGVLLVGAPGTGKTLLARAVAGEADVPFFSMSAAEFVEMIVGVGAARVRDLFRQARENAPAIIFIDEIDSIGRARGAVAIGGSTEQEQTLNQILTEMDGFSGREGVIVLAATNQPDLLDKALLRPGRFDRRVVVNLPDKNGRQAILKVHTRKVPLASDVRLDELAAATPGLSGADLRNLVNESALLAARRNQSEVRQKDFLDALEKIVLGPERPLLLSREDRERIAYHESGHAILGLVVPGADPVHRVSIVPRGQALGVTYQRPESDRYNYPEAYLRARIIGMLGGRAAEEIVYGTRTTGAENDIEQATALARSMVTRWGMSDAVGLVQLAPRVNPFLGTQDMAGPRPFSDETARLIDTEVQRIIGDCHDQARSLLTRHRRELEALVEALLEHETLDEQQILDVTGLPPAPALESSRVAAADRKSAAGGV encoded by the coding sequence ATGCCGCCGCGCAACACCTGGCTGACTTTCGTCGCGATCCTGCTCGTCAACTACCTGCTCATGCGCTTCCTGCTGCCGGGGCCGGGCGACCCCGTCACCGTGCCGTACACGGCGTTCAAGGAGCAGGTGCTGGCGCGAAACGTCGCTTCCATCTACAGCCAGGGCGCGAGCATCGAGGGTCGCTTCGTTGCTCCCATCACGTGGCCGCCCCCGAGCGACGAGGCCACGGCGCAGATCAACCCCGAGGCCGGCGCCGCCGACAGGCCGGACGCCGGCGCCGCAGAGGCCGTCGAGCCCGAGGCCGGTGCTGCAGGGCGCGCGCAGCCGCGGCAGTTCGAGACATTCGAGACGACTCTGCCGGTGTTCGTCGACCCGGGCCTGGAGGGGCTCCTCATCGAGCACGGCGTCGAGATCAGTGCCGTTCCGATCCAGGACGGGAGCGGGTGGACGACGCTGCTGTTGGGGTTTGGCCCGGCCCTTCTCATCATCGGCTTCTACGTCTGGATGTACCGGCGCGCTGCCGGACAGGCCGGCGGCTTTGGCTCGCTCATGGGAATCGGCGCGAGCAAGGCGCGGCGCTACGATCAGGAGACCAGCGCAAGAGTCACGTTCGAGGACGTCGCCGGAATCGACGAGGCCGAGAACGAGCTCGTCGAGATCGTCGACTTCCTCAAGGAGCCCGACAAGTACACGCGCCTCGGCGGCAGTGCGCCCAAGGGAGTGCTGCTGGTGGGAGCGCCGGGTACGGGCAAGACACTTTTGGCGCGTGCAGTGGCCGGCGAGGCCGACGTTCCTTTCTTCTCGATGTCGGCCGCCGAGTTCGTCGAGATGATCGTGGGCGTCGGCGCGGCGCGCGTGCGCGACCTCTTCCGGCAGGCGCGCGAGAACGCGCCCGCCATCATTTTCATCGACGAGATCGATTCCATTGGCCGCGCGCGCGGCGCCGTTGCCATCGGCGGATCGACCGAGCAGGAGCAGACGCTCAACCAGATCCTCACCGAGATGGACGGCTTCTCCGGCCGCGAGGGCGTCATCGTGCTGGCGGCGACGAATCAGCCCGATCTTCTCGACAAGGCGCTGCTGCGGCCGGGCCGCTTCGACCGGCGCGTCGTCGTCAATCTGCCCGACAAGAACGGCCGGCAAGCCATCCTGAAGGTGCACACGCGAAAGGTGCCGCTGGCGTCCGATGTGCGCCTCGATGAGCTGGCCGCCGCCACTCCCGGCCTGTCGGGCGCCGATCTTCGCAACCTCGTCAACGAAAGCGCCCTGCTGGCGGCGCGGCGCAACCAGAGCGAGGTGCGGCAGAAGGATTTCCTGGACGCGCTCGAGAAGATCGTGCTCGGCCCGGAGCGGCCGCTGCTGCTCAGCCGCGAGGATCGCGAGCGCATCGCCTATCACGAGAGCGGCCACGCGATTCTGGGCCTGGTGGTGCCGGGAGCCGACCCGGTTCATCGCGTCAGCATCGTGCCGCGCGGGCAGGCGCTCGGCGTGACCTACCAGCGTCCGGAGTCGGACCGCTACAACTATCCGGAGGCGTACCTGCGGGCGCGCATCATCGGCATGCTCGGCGGCCGCGCGGCCGAAGAAATCGTCTACGGCACGCGCACGACCGGTGCGGAGAACGACATCGAGCAGGCTACGGCTCTGGCGCGCAGCATGGTCACGCGCTGGGGCATGAGCGATGCCGTGGGCCTGGTGCAGCTCGCGCCGCGGGTCAATCCGTTCCTGGGGACGCAGGACATGGCGGGACCGCGGCCGTTCAGCGACGAGACGGCGCGTCTGATCGACACCGAGGTGCAGCGCATCATCGGCGATTGCCACGACCAGGCACGCTCGCTGCTCACGCGCCACCGCAGGGAGCTGGAGGCGCTGGTCGAAGCGCTTCTCGAGCACGAGACGCTCGACGAGCAGCAGATCCTGGACGTGACCGGGCTTCCTCCGGCGCCGGCCCTGGAGAGCAGCCGCGTGGCGGCGGCCGATCGAAAGAGCGCGGCCGGCGGCGTGTAA
- a CDS encoding LysM peptidoglycan-binding domain-containing protein has product MRKFGGAVAAAAAAVALSVCSIAPATAAPGSTPGSSHFPRYKELESNVAFWRNVFTKWTSKQIAFHDVEHLDLVYSVLSVEDIVTRLPYPQQDAAITARRKAEGERIEAMLNRIGEGHARTEEEKNIVKAIAKIGHEPVYAKTLASQIRSQRGLGDKFCDAYKRAAAYMPMMKSILRSQGVPEELVALPLVESGYQIGARSSVGAAGIWQFMPSTGRLYMEVNDLYDDRRDPVRATEGAARYLRKSYDALGSWPLAITSYNHGLGGVANAVKTMGTTHFGVIARHYKGKTFGFASRNFYAEFLAAHDSLERAPEICGVIAVDTYMPDDFVIDAHTSLKDLARAAGVSVEDLAAMNPALGDRVVKGGARVPKGYRLNLPRGARNDFAVAYARLDRSTAPTMVASSGTRTHKVSRGQTLSQIASRYGTSVSSLQKLNGLKSSKSVKVGQTLKIPGGPKVIEVEPAVVASSSKTSQAVEAAKAAAKDVEDAKAAAAAAAAVPAAASAPAKPSAAEPAGAASATVLAAKTAVAAMPAAVVAKSSDEATEPRPVETAAKKSADEDAVLTTTHKVGRGQTLTQIAAMYKTTVPELMRINGIKSAARVRQGQELKVKASATQIASSAPATGSYKVKSGDTLWSVAKANDTSVETLRRLNPGTDNLKVGSTIKLPTGSATSTASKAAAKAADYGMHKVKPGQTLSAIARQYGTSVDTIKKINRISDPSKVKVGQTIKVPL; this is encoded by the coding sequence ATGCGGAAATTTGGTGGGGCAGTGGCGGCTGCGGCGGCGGCGGTGGCTTTGTCGGTTTGTTCGATCGCTCCAGCGACGGCGGCTCCGGGGTCGACTCCCGGCAGCTCGCACTTCCCGAGATACAAGGAGCTGGAATCCAACGTCGCCTTCTGGCGCAACGTCTTCACGAAGTGGACGAGCAAGCAGATCGCCTTCCACGACGTCGAGCACCTGGACCTGGTGTACTCGGTCCTGTCGGTCGAAGACATCGTCACGCGCCTGCCATATCCCCAGCAGGATGCCGCCATCACGGCCCGCCGCAAGGCCGAGGGTGAGCGCATCGAAGCGATGCTCAACCGGATCGGCGAGGGCCACGCCCGCACCGAGGAAGAAAAGAACATCGTCAAGGCCATCGCCAAGATCGGGCACGAGCCGGTCTACGCCAAGACGCTGGCCTCTCAGATCCGCTCCCAGCGCGGCCTCGGCGACAAGTTCTGCGACGCCTACAAGCGCGCCGCCGCCTACATGCCGATGATGAAGTCCATCCTGCGCAGCCAGGGCGTGCCCGAAGAGCTCGTCGCGCTGCCGTTGGTGGAGTCCGGCTACCAGATCGGCGCCCGCTCCAGCGTCGGCGCCGCCGGCATCTGGCAGTTCATGCCCAGCACCGGCCGCCTCTACATGGAGGTCAACGACCTCTACGACGATCGTCGCGACCCGGTCCGCGCCACCGAAGGCGCTGCGCGCTACCTGCGCAAGAGCTATGACGCCCTGGGTTCCTGGCCGCTGGCCATCACCTCCTACAACCATGGCCTCGGCGGCGTGGCCAATGCGGTCAAGACGATGGGGACGACGCACTTCGGCGTCATCGCCCGTCACTACAAGGGCAAGACCTTCGGCTTTGCCTCGCGCAACTTCTACGCCGAGTTCCTCGCTGCCCACGACTCGCTCGAGCGCGCGCCGGAGATCTGCGGCGTCATCGCCGTCGACACCTACATGCCCGACGATTTCGTCATCGACGCGCACACGTCGCTGAAGGACCTGGCGCGGGCGGCCGGCGTGTCGGTCGAGGATCTGGCAGCGATGAACCCGGCGCTCGGCGACCGCGTCGTCAAGGGCGGTGCGCGCGTGCCCAAGGGCTATCGGCTGAATCTGCCGCGCGGCGCGCGCAATGACTTCGCCGTCGCGTACGCGCGCCTGGATCGCAGCACGGCCCCGACGATGGTCGCGTCCTCGGGCACCCGCACGCACAAGGTTTCGCGCGGCCAGACACTCTCGCAGATCGCCAGCCGCTACGGCACCTCGGTGTCCTCGCTGCAGAAGCTCAACGGGCTCAAGAGCAGCAAGTCGGTCAAGGTCGGGCAGACGCTGAAGATTCCGGGCGGGCCCAAGGTCATCGAGGTCGAGCCGGCGGTGGTGGCTTCGTCGAGCAAGACCAGCCAAGCGGTCGAGGCCGCCAAGGCCGCGGCCAAGGACGTCGAAGACGCCAAGGCTGCGGCAGCCGCTGCTGCTGCGGTCCCGGCGGCGGCGAGCGCGCCGGCCAAGCCCTCCGCGGCCGAGCCCGCAGGTGCTGCATCGGCAACGGTTCTGGCTGCCAAGACGGCTGTTGCCGCGATGCCGGCGGCCGTCGTCGCCAAGAGCAGCGACGAGGCCACCGAGCCCCGACCGGTCGAAACGGCCGCCAAGAAGAGCGCAGACGAGGATGCGGTGCTGACGACCACGCACAAGGTCGGTCGCGGTCAGACGCTCACGCAGATCGCGGCGATGTACAAGACGACGGTGCCCGAGCTGATGCGCATCAACGGCATCAAGAGTGCCGCCAGGGTCCGCCAGGGCCAGGAGCTGAAGGTGAAGGCGAGCGCCACGCAGATCGCCTCGTCGGCGCCGGCCACCGGCAGCTACAAGGTCAAGAGCGGCGACACTCTCTGGAGCGTGGCCAAGGCCAACGACACCTCGGTGGAGACGCTCAGGCGTCTCAACCCCGGCACCGACAACCTCAAGGTCGGCAGCACGATCAAGCTGCCGACCGGCAGCGCGACCTCGACGGCATCGAAGGCCGCAGCCAAGGCGGCCGATTACGGCATGCACAAGGTCAAGCCGGGGCAGACGCTGTCGGCGATCGCACGGCAGTACGGCACCTCGGTCGACACGATCAAGAAGATCAACCGCATCAGCGATCCCTCCAAGGTCAAAGTCGGGCAGACCATCAAGGTTCCGCTCTAA